Below is a window of Coregonus clupeaformis isolate EN_2021a chromosome 15, ASM2061545v1, whole genome shotgun sequence DNA.
CAGGAATGACAGGTCATCATCAAAGGTGATTGGTCGACAGCAGGTGCGGGAAGGTATGTCCTTGACCAGCTTCTTGTTGTGGGTGAGGTTGTTGAGGATCTTGTCATAGTTGGTCTCTGCGTCCGAACAGGGGCCGCTGCAGTACCGGAAGATCAGCTCCTCTTTGGTCTGGTAGCCCAGACCTAAGTCTGTTACGTTGAGATGGACCTCTTTTAGCAAGCAGCCACGGCCTTCAACCGGCTTCGTCCGCTGCCCCCCTCTTTCACTGCTCCTCCCTTTGCCCCCTCGCCCCCGACCCTTCTTCTTCTCTGCGCGTCCTCCTCTCGcccgtcctcctctcccctctcctcttccttctcctcctcctcggtCTGTGTttgctgctcctctctgtctctcctgctctctctgctccctccttccCCTTGAGCCGCCGGTGGGCTCTGATGATCTCCTCAGTCTGCCAATGGTAGCCTTGATAAAATCCATCACATCATCAAACTGGTCCGGATATGGGCCTGTGATATCATCTGTAAAAGACAGAGGATGCAAAGAGGAAATAGTAAAGTAAATGCAATAAAGTCACAACATATACTGTAGTAATAAATAATATAAGTAAAAATAGTAATGGCAGCAATTTGAATGTTAAATCAATAATGAGTATCCCCGTAACAAGGTAGCAATGCTTCAATAACTGTAACAGTTGACAGTGCCATACAGAAGATTGTTTTAATATTTCTTAGTAATCCTAGTTATACTTCTTGGAACAGACCACCTTCTCTTTCCCTTTTAAAATACTGTATCAGAGCTTCAAAGTACCACTAGAATGGAATCATATGGATTGTGACATGGAGAGAGCAGATTTCATCTCTCTTCAGCACTTATTCTATTTCAAATTCAAAACATGCAGGAAGCCCTCCGCCATCTGCAGAGCGGAACAAAACcccagagtgccctttgatcctCATGTAATACACGTTGATTCCATTATAGTGTAAACTCCCTCCTGCTCCTTCTCCGCATCGCTTAAACATCTGGCAACCCACTCAGAAGATCACAGAAAACATTATTGTTAAATGACTCAATTAGTATGACACTAATCATATTACCCAATATCAATGTCAGGTGTATGATGTTTTTTGATGTTTTAATGTGTGTTTGTGGCtacctttgtgtgtctgtgtattcagTTGGTGGAGGTGGGGTTAGTAAAGCTGGCCTTGGCATGATTACTCCAGGCCTCAGTTGACTGGCCTGTGTGTGGTGGGCACAGGGCACCCAGGCAGGTtgtgtagtctgtctgtctggcaggtGGAGGTGTCAGTAACCCAGCCTCTTTTTGCCGTTGGGTATCACCTGTCTCACCTGTCCCACTGTCAGGGTACAGGTAATCTGATCCACCCAGCTCCACGGCTGATTGGGCCGTCGCGGCGGTATCGGGTGAGCCAGGGACCAATCTGTTTAGACACCCTGTGCCCTTTGATTTAAACACCTTCTATTGTGTGGCTATCAGCTGATAGACAATAGAATAGACAGGGATAGCTCCTATTCTACGCTAGCTGACAGACAGAATTGTTCCACAGCAAAACAGCCCAAACCACAGCAACACCTCCCGGCTCTCCAATGCACCTGTTTCAAATGTTATCCAGAATCATGTTTGTTATGATTTAGAGATCAGTTCTGAAGTCTGACAGTGCAACGCTCCACTGAGAACAAAGTGAAGTCCTGACAAGGTAAACAAATATGTTTTTTATTAAAAACTTCACTTCACATCGTTTTCTAGCCTAGTGGAGCATGCACCAGAAGCCTTGTGCACATTTTCTGTCCTGCAGACACAAGTATCTCTAGAGGCAGTGGATCAGCTGCAGAGACACTTGCCTCCAAAGGTTACTTGGAACGGGTACAAGATTCATCGCTTACCACAGACATCGCACCCGAAACAAAAGGCCAAACCTCCCATTGAGTTCCAGGGATGTTTACACCTTGGTGCATTGTTAATGGTCTTAAGTTACAGAACAGGCTGAGGTGATGTCACTCACCTCTGCTAACCGAATATGAGGTGAGGGGAAAAACATTTAtctgttctaaatgttccatgcCTTATCTAGAGCGCTGCACAGTTTACTACTGTGTAAAGTCAAGACAGTGTTATGTTCTTTTAAACAAATGGAATTCCATGCCCTCGAAGCTGCTAAAATGAACCTAAACACAATATTGTGCGCTCCCTTCTTGGTTTTGACTCTGCCGTATTGTCCAGTCTTTCTCCTGTGATCGGCATCTGTTTCCATGTTCCTCTACTCTAACTTGGTTTGGGATAAAACACAACACGCTATGTTTTCCTGACAGGGAGAGGGAACAGGTCCTGCAGTCCCAGAGAGACGGGGTTGAAGATAAACAAGTAAAAGGAATGTCAGCGCTAACCTCTGTGTTTGGGACTGAGGAGCCGCAGTCACTATTTCTTGCTCCTTCTGCCGCATGGATGTTTTTACCATCAGCGTGATGCTACCCGCAGCAGTAGAGAAAGCTGTTTAATTAAACCTGCTGTTAGACAAACTGCTTCGAAGTAGGTAGTCATCAGGATTTATCAATGACTGGTCTGGCCCCATGGGCGCCTCAGTTGAAGTGCCCTTCAAAAATCAGCCCTCAATTACATTGACTGCTGTCCCTTTATTTGGGATAAGCTTGCCTTGCTAGTTGCTACAATATGATCCAGAGCAAAAGGCCATGGCTTGCAAGACTTTAACCCAAGTGTGAACCTGAGGAGAGCCTGTTCCTACCAGGGGTCACTGGTACTCTATTTAAAACACATAATACTATATGTGCAATACGGAACACATGGCAACCTATGGCCATCACATAAAcatatatctatcctctctaagGTTTGGGTTACATGTTTGGGCTGAGTATACCACGTTTGTTTTGGTAATCAGGCCTTTTAACAAACTAAGTACCAAACCATAAATGGTATGTTGAATGTGCATTTCCAGCGGCCGTTTTTTGTCACCCTCTTCAAACCCATATACACTTCAAGGAACTGAGAGCCAATTGAGTACTGAGTACTGCAGTCACTTTATAGCTATGGTTTTGCAACAGAGCCTCATCAAGCAACTTTATTAGTCTTCTATAAGAGAATCCTTTTCTAGAACACAGTCTGATCTTAAAGCTAGAGTCCTTAATTGAATTAATAACAAAGCAgaccccgcctctgttttggtaaaaagctggattggcctggagaaatgtaagcaCTCTCAAATTAATAtacagagctatggatacaaggactgaccatccatgatctaaaaattatagttttaaccacgctttgtggctatacagtgtttgtttacatttacattgtttacaatgtaaaacaagcttatattttgggctctgatggggtatgacagttgaactaagctcatgaggcatttataagttatattctccaaaaatcaatgggtatatatcaagtccaaaaatggatgtagcaaccaAGAATTGTAGCTTTAATCAGAAGAAAGTATATTTGACTCACACTTCAGCAGGTGATAAAACACTATCAGATTCTTGACTTACATTTATCCTCCATGGAGATTTCCTGCAGGCTGTGAGACTCTGACTGGAACTCTGGCTCTGGTTCCTccacagacagggacagagaatCACTGTACCAATCCGAGTAGTGAGCTCTCTTGGCTGGCTGAAGGTTTTGGTAGAGGGGGCGTGTGGAGACGGAGCTCAGGAGCAACAAACACGTGGCCAAAACATCCCATAACTTCATCTTAGACTCAGTTCCTATGAAGGAAGCTGAAAGAAAACAAGACAGGTGTGTGAGTTGGATCAACCTTTGAAATAATCCAACCTTTACAAATTAGATTGAAATCTAAAAATATGTGTAGGCTGTAAACACGGGGACATAGGACACAGTGCCAAAATGGCCTTAGTTTGGTAATCTTTTCAATAGCGAGAAAAATTGAAAATATTACAACCATGAATATTTGATGTTGATACTGTGAAGGATGGTAATAAGGCGCAAAAGATATTGTAGCTCCATAATGCCAACACATTGTTGACCTGCTTTGATACAGTGCAGAAAGCAGTCTTGGGTCATGATGACATCTTTGGAAATTCATTTGGCAATAGCAACCATCCTTCATGTCAAGAGGTTATGCCCATTCAACAACAGTGAAGCAAGCCAACTTACTGTATGTATGAGGTTTTGTTAGCTATTGTGTTTTGGCACAGCTATTGGGGATCCAAATTAACAAACTTCAGAGACCATTATTTACATTGTATCAAATTTGATATTTTTCAACTAAAAGGTCAAATATGCCTAGAAAGTTATAAACACTATACGTAGGCTAAATATAAACTGTTAGCCCATGGTCTTTAGTTTGAAATAGCCTAGATATAATCTATTAATATGATTTCATACTTGACTATCCTATTACTTTTAGGGACCTCCATAGCTTCTACATGATACAAAATATTGATATCACAATAATGTCGTTTTAATTATTGTTTTTGTATATGATGGACATTCTGATCCAAACAACACCTCGATTACAACTAATTTTAGAGCTATTTGAGTGATAATTTACGAGTGCGTGTTACTGAAATGGGTGGCTGCCACAGGCATAGGGTGCGCCTTTACTCCAAAATGCGTTTATGGACGCACCATTCATAGCGCATTGGCTGGTGTCCAGTAGAAAGGCTACAATAGTCCTCATGTTGGCATCTATTTGCCAGATGGTGAATCCCCATTGCTTATGTGACTCTTGTTAATTGAGCATTGGCTGCAGCTAATGTATGTCCATAGGATGTAATTTTTGAATAGGCTTAATGCATTAAATAAATTACTTCCGATTTGCAACTAACACCTAGAAAAATGTGGCACACTGTTAATGCGTAATGTGTGTTAGaaatcttcttctttttttttttttacatgtttgATCCATTATGAATGCTTATTTTGTAGGATGATCGACATTCAGAATAGGTCTGAGAGCCTCAAAATTCCTTCATCAATACTATAGTAGGTTAATACCCTACATAGCCTACACACATGCATCTCATCTACAAAAACAATATTGCACAATCAATAACTGTGACTGAAATGTGCTTACCTTAAATCTGGCCCTTGCAGACCTGCAATTGTATCGGTATTAAAGTCCAACACACAGCGATGCATTTAACGTTCCGTGGTGAGTAAGAAGTACTTTTATCCAAAGGATATATTCAGACTGTACAGTTTTATCTGATCACATAAACGAGATCCGATGTGTTCAATCTAATTTACAATGTCTAAAAAAAATAGAAGTAAAAAATGCCCCACAAAATGAAACGACGCCTGATGAGTGGCTTCTCATAACTCTGTAGCCTACAGAGCGCCCAACCATGCGTCTGCCCACAGGTAGGCTACACGCTGAAGTGACTAGCTGGCCAAAGTGCCTCTACGCTGTCTCTCCAGGCGCTCAATCGCAAACTAATTGGATGCTGGTTTCCACATTGGAAATCCGAGAGAGATCCACCATCACCAACTGCAAGGAGTCAAATGAAGACATCAGCTTTACCGacgcagggagcagagaggttCGCCAAAGGCGCAGGGAAAACGCACTGAAACGCGCTTTAGAGAGACAGTTTATTAGGTGTTACCTTAAACTTTTTTCATGAGAGAAAATCAAACCAAAAACGTCTGTAACATCCACCAGACCAACATATGGTCATGAAGATTTACTTGATGTTTTTATATCCCCAATGGACTTGGTATTCTAATAAAAAATGAGGGCAATGTATATTCTCCATTATATCCAAGTGGTGTCCGCGCAATGAGTGAGATGGTTGTCCACATGCGGGTTCTGTGTATTCTCTCCAGACTGGCACTGGCAGTACAGATGTGCAGCTGTCTGCGCATCACGCTGTACGAGCCGCAGAAGGCGGTTTGGATAGATTTATAGCTTTGAGCGCGCTGACGTTTCGAAGTGTCCGCCCTTATTTTCT
It encodes the following:
- the gdnfa gene encoding glial cell line-derived neurotrophic factor: MKLWDVLATCLLLLSSVSTRPLYQNLQPAKRAHYSDWYSDSLSLSVEEPEPEFQSESHSLQEISMEDKYDITGPYPDQFDDVMDFIKATIGRLRRSSEPTGGSRGRREQREQERQRGAANTDRGGGEGRGEGRGGRARGGRAEKKKGRGRGGKGRSSERGGQRTKPVEGRGCLLKEVHLNVTDLGLGYQTKEELIFRYCSGPCSDAETNYDKILNNLTHNKKLVKDIPSRTCCRPITFDDDLSFLDDNNEDYHILQKHSARKCGCV